One stretch of Anguilla anguilla isolate fAngAng1 chromosome 5, fAngAng1.pri, whole genome shotgun sequence DNA includes these proteins:
- the LOC118227977 gene encoding scrapie-responsive protein 1-like has product MSAVISLLAASGVREETVTLSMGAERGHKGPLVEVLYKPPCAQEIHTEPDPFGNEHTLKVDKMKPSVVAAILLLGLLTSDAMPSSRVSCYKKVLKDRNCHHVANGIDLMRPIDSLQNHFWEGNKCDMVCYCNFNELLCCPRDVFFGPKISFVIPCKTR; this is encoded by the exons ATGAGCGCGGTTATTTCCCTACTCGCGGCAAGTGGAGTGAGAGAAGAAACTGTCACCCTTAGCATGGGGGCTGAGAGAGGGCACAAAGGCCCTCTTGTAGAAGTCTTATACAAACCCCCATGTGCACAAGAAATCCACACAGAACCTGACCCCTTCGGCAACGAGCACACACTTAAG GTTGATAAAATGAAACCGTCAGTTGTTGCTGCTATTCTCCTGCTGGGACTTTTGACCAGCGACGCGATGCCTTCAAGTCGCGTGTCCTGCTACAAGAAGGTTTTGAAGGACAGAAACTGTCACCATGTCGCAAATGGCATCGATCTGATGCGACCCATCGATTCTCTCCAGAATCACTTCTGGGAAGGAAACAAATGCGATATGGTCTGCTACTGCAATTTCAATGAGCTTCTCTGCTGTCCCAG GGATGTTTTCTTCGGACCCAAGATCTCCTTTGTGATACCGTGCAAAACTCGCTGA